Below is a window of Anomaloglossus baeobatrachus isolate aAnoBae1 chromosome 8, aAnoBae1.hap1, whole genome shotgun sequence DNA.
cggccacccgctcaaacaccgccaggaacgcttccacatcatcccccggggtcatcttttgcaacgcttgtctcaccgctttccggacgctgccgtcgtcacccggtcccggggttgttgctgccggtccggcacggatcgacttggccaggaggaccatctgttcttggtgcctctgttcctgcaatttcaaggattgctgctgatgatccaacgtccggagcaggtgtgtattcgtctgttgttgttgtgcagtagcctgagccagctgctttagtatgtcctccatggcatcgccgggtttgggctgtagtatagccgcttgaatccaggacatgtgctaccgggtcaccagaaatggaagctacacctcaccgggctggcatgcccgccgattctccaccatatgtgaggtagcgtggtcggctgcgcagcagaagacacgggatccaggcaccaaggttcacagcacacggtttaatatccaaacaaaagtccacaacagtacacatgtgcctttccggcagagaactcagggagttgtgttcactccctcacacccggccccacgcccatcttcctgtttccttttaaccctgtagggaaacagcattaaccccggagtggagttactttctatcatggagtgagcacaaccggggcgagacgtaccggtcgtcatagataatcccggtcacagtctcacaatatatatattattgccttattctgtctgtctgtttgtctatcttgctccaaaatgacgtcattacagtgacaaccgtcgcattggctgctcggctcaGCCCTGCCCCGCCCCCCGACACTCATTGGCCGCTTGACTCGgccggccccgccccctgcacatgttggccgctcggccccgcccccgcacacgttggccgctcggccccgcctctcgcacacgttggccgctcggccctgccccccgcacacgttgaccGCTTGGCTCCGACCCCCGCACACGTTGCCCGCTCGGCcttgcccccgcacacattggccgctcggccccgcccctcgCACATGTTAGCCGCTTGGCCCCGCTTCTCGCACAGCACACGTTGGCCGCTCGACCccggccccccgcacacgttggccgctcggccccgccccccgcacacgttggccgctcggccccgccccccgcacacattgggcacctatacacctccccccaggactactccacctattagacacctccccccaggactactccacctattagacacctcccctcagaactactccacctattagacatctccccccaggactactccacctattagacatctccccccaggactactccacctattagacacctcccccccaagactactccacctattagacacctccccccaggactactcctcctattatactcctctctccccaggactactcctactattagactcctctccctccaggactactcgatgggggtgcgcagcatggggggatgaagcacgataggggtgtgcagcatgggggatggagcatgatgggggtgcgcagcatggaggatggagcacgctgggggtgcacagcacgggggatggagcatgaagggggtgtgcagcatgggggatggagcacgatggggggtgcgcagcatgagggatggagcacgatggggggtgcacagcattggggatggagcacgatgggggtgcacacctccccccaaaacacactcacacacacacaacgccaCACGAGGCACCGCACAACACATcacaatacaccacacacacactgggaaccacaaacaccaccctacacagacgctcacacacacagacaactccgcacacacacaacacccaacacataaacaccgcggcacacacaaatatacgcacacaccgcgcaacacacacacacacacacactgcacaaaacatacctcccccaaaacacacacacacccacacaaaccgcgcaacacacacagcaccacacacacacaacgctgcagacacacagcgctccacaaacaacacaacagacacacaacgcaacacacaaacaacaccgctctcacacacctccacacccagacaacacccagaacatttacagcgccctacacaaacacttggcaactacacacaacaacatctatatatataacaaaaatcatacattaactacacaataaattctagaatacccgatgcgttagaatcagaccaccttctagtgtgtgtaaaaaaaaaatatatatatatatatatatatatatatcctaaaatagaaaggaaatgtgtcatctttaacgtcATGCCTTTTATAGATCATTTCATCCTGaacttgcttagctgttcacaaaaacagTACGGTAATTTTGAcagggggtgcccaaacttttgcatgccactgcacACGTGACATTTGCAACAAGATTCTTTTCGATTCTTTTTCTTAGTTTTACATGTTAGAATCAGGTTTACACATGCAGCTGTTAAGTTGCTGCGGGCTTTCATTGAACACTGGCAGTATACAGTACGATTACATAATCATATACATTATCGCATGATCACCTGGCTTTTTAAACAAATATGATACAGTAAAGAGCACTTACTcagaaatatgtacaaatatatcttcagttccattttcaggggtaatgaacCCATGGCCCTGGGAACGGGAGAACTGCTTGCATACACCCTTGTAGATTGGTCCTGCAGAAGCTCTTGCAGTGCTAATGAGAAATGTAGATGTGCCGGGTGAACATTGTCCCACCAATGGAATAGGCCTTAAGTACAAGCTTTTAATTTCAGGACATGATCACAAATGCTCAAGTAACTGACACTATGCACCATCTTTGTTTGTTGTGTATTTTTACTATTCTTATTTATTGTTTTGCTTTGTTCTTAAAACTGAAACAAAAGGTTAAACCAAAGTCAGCAGATCTTGACATTCTAAAACAAACAATGTCTATACCCATGTGACCTGACGTTTGCAGAACTTATACATTGAATACTTTCCTTTCAGTGTTAAGTAAAGAAACATGAATGCATATGTTTTAGCATGTTATTGTTACATCAGCATTCTGAAATTATTTCACAATATCATTGGAAGCTATTACCAGCCTAGAGCAGAGGAAGCCTTGTGTATGTTAAAGGCTGAAAAAATGTACATCTAAAGCCCTATTTATTTATTGCCCCAATCTAAACTACATTTACAATACGGCTGCATTGAACATTTCCAACCCTTCCCTGACTACGCGATCTAacacactgatgacgcttcatttcagggagggggcagagaccgtgacagtgaccgcagcctcttccccctaatgatgctttgtttgagcatcccagcatgcactggggttcTCAAACAAAGCATAATCAGACAGGAAGTAGGGAAAACAATTAAAAGTAGTTGAACAGTGTAGATAGAGAAGAGTAGGGAATTTTTAAGACAGCCATataagaaattagtttagattggggCAATAAATAGAAAGAGATTTGGACTGAAATTTCTTCAGCCTTTACACCACCCACATTATATGGTAtttaatgtattttatttatttttttttacataagggAGTATTCACACTTGTCAATTTCTGTGGGCGCCTTAGTGGGTTGAAGTATATGCTCACAGAGCTGAAAGAAATGCCCAGTTGGATGATATGAaatttaaagggtacctgtcaccaggtttttcccttatgatgaGACCAGtaccagtgatcccttatatacagcattctagaatactgtatataagagaccaagtTGCacagtataatgtaaaaaacagctttattatactcacctggggggtggTTCGGTCAGATAGGTGTAGCCActctcagtccggcgcctcctctctttttGCAATCGCTGTGCTCCAGCCCAGCCCCATGCGCAAGACATGTCCAGTGTCATTCAGAGAGGCCTCCATcgcgctcctgcgcatgtgcactttaatctgccctgctcagggcagagcaaaatactgtaatACACAGGCGCGAGAAAAGTTCAAAGACCacttggtcatgtgcactactgtACTTTGATGTGCCCTCAGCTGAGCAGATCAAAATGCACATTtgcaggacctcaatgcaggcctctgtgaatgatgcaggatgcgccatgcacacggggctgggcaggaggatggcaatCACACAGATCGATGAGGCGCCGGAcccagagcagcgacacccatcggaccggactgcctcCTAGGTGAGAATTATAAAGGTGGGTTTTGTGTTATACAAAGTGgcttgggctcttatgtacagtattctggaatgctgtatataagggctcactggtggtgaccgcagctcaaaagggaaaaacctggtgacaggttccctttaacacataaAGTGCCAGTAATTGCCTTATACTCGTATGTTCACAATGGAGTGgagaaaataaaaacagaaaaaaaatatttttaattaacaTTTCTGCTACAATGTGCAGCAATGTGAAGTTTATAAGGTTACAAGTTGTGAAAGCTCCTCTTTAAAGGTCAGAAACTTCACAAACATCATTTTTCTTGCGCATCTTGAGATATCAGATCATATTTAACTTGGATTTCCTGATTAACCCGTAAAGATGTTGCCAATTTTAGAGCCTgtagattttattattattttatattattgttTGTGTTGACACATTTGTAGAAACAAATCTTTAAAAAGTCTTAAAAAGTAATTTCCATTTTATCCTACAGGTTACTATAATTGCAGCAACAGAAAGTGTTTTACTATTTTTAAACTATAGATGAACATAAATACAGATGGAGTGATAGAGGAAGCCCTCTTACACATCTTACATTGCTAGAGtgcatataaaaagtctacacactaaaatgaagatttttttgtaatgtaaaaaaagttttatcAATTAGAATAATTACAGAACTTTTTTCCCCTTTAATGTAATCTATAATCTGTACAATACAATTGAAAAGCAAACAAATCTTTTtggctggaaaaaaagaaaaatcaaagaactaaaataatgtggttgcataaatatacACACCCTTAAACTaacagcattcagtctttttgggCAGGAGCTCTATCACAATGGTACATCTAGAATTAGCAATCTTTACCCAATCTTCCTTGCAGTAACGCTCCAAATCTGTAAAATTGTGAcggcatctcctgtgtacagcacCCTCTTCAGGTCAACACATAGATTTATTAGGATTCAGGTCATtgtgctgaaaggtgaaattcctcttcatcttcagctttttagcaaAGACATGAAGGTTTTGATGCAAAATTAATTGACATTTCTTCATAATTCCCTCCACTTTGACTAAAGCCCCAGTTGCAGTTCCCTAAAGCGTATTgcagcctccaccatgcttcactgtgtgtATCATGTTCTTTTCGTGATGCACAGGCTTGGCTTTTTGACAAACATACCTTTTAGAATTATCCTCAAAAGGTTTACCTTGGTCTCATCCGACTATAACATGCTTTCCCACATGCTTTTGACAGAGTTAATTTAGGTTAGGACAAACATCAAAACATAGCCAGGCTTGAATaattttctttgtaagaaaaggctACCGCATTGCCACTCTACCTTACAAACTAGACATGAACAATACAGGAGATTGTTGTCAATCGCAGTGTACAaccagtacttgccagaaattcctgcagctcctttactgTTGGTTTAAGCCTTGGTAGCGTCCCTGACAAATTTTCTTCTTGtattttcatcaatttttgagaGATGTTCAGTTGTcccaaatttaagccacttctcGATGAATATCTTCATAGTATTTGTTGATGTACTGTATCTGATGCCTTAGAAAAAAATGTGAACCCTTCTCTTGACTGATAACTTTTAAGAATGAGATCCCTTTCCTGTGTTGTAAGCTACtgattttgctgtaaaatgcaactaagaaaattgTAGAAAATCCTGCAAGAACAGCTAAACTTTATGTGAGGTTATCATCACTGTAAAAGATGGCAGCCGTGTACTGATTACTATTTAACATGAgtaaatgtgattggctaattctgaacacaacaTCAAAAGTTCTAGGAGGGTGTTCAGACTTATGCAACCAGTTTTGTTATTTATATAGCACCCTCAAAatgatttcagtttgtttctcaataaatttgtacagattatgggctTCTCATTAGGGAAGTACTCAAATTGTATAATTTAGTGTTCAAATGTAAATTTAGTTTATATGGGATTAGCAATTTTGGAAAATGAGAGACACAAATACAAAATCGTTACAGCTGTACATTTCTTCAATGTTGAGGTTTTTTAGTATACATACGCTGAATATGTACGAGTTCTCTTAGTTGGTAGAGGGCTTGGCAGTTCTCCTAGAAAAAGGTGACTTCTCTCCCAGAGTCGGCTCCCTTCTCTGTGGAATGGGTATGATGGAGCTACCGGTGACTTCGGGGACTGTAGGGGTTGCGTTGGTGTGGTGGGGTCAGAAGACATGTCTGCACTTATCTGGATGAGGGATGGTCTATTTGTCtgttatatagaaaaaaaattgaaacattaaaacattaaaaagGAAAACCACATTTACAAAGAAATTTAATACAAGCAAGGCCTGATTACAAACTGCATTGTATGCTCAATATATATACCACAATATATGTAACATATAAACAGCtgaaggggaatctgtcagcaggtttttgctagttaatctgagagcaacataatgtagagacagagaccctgataccagtgatgtgtcacttattaggttaTGTGctatagtttcaatacaatcactgTTTCATCAGCAGTAGTATCATTACAGGAGAAGGTCTCAAGTGCACAGCAGTCAGGCTCATCTGTGTAACCCCACcgccaccattgattggcagctttctaacaattcacagtgtacacaggaaactgCCAGTCACGGATGTGGGCGGGGCTATACATAAGCCAGGAATCTTAGTTCTGCTACATCTTCATCAGACAAAagtgggattctatcaaaactgcaccaagcagtccagtaagtgacactttgctggaatcaggttctctgccactacattatgctgctatcagattccatagcaaaaatctgtagatacattccctttaaagctAACTTCACACCAGGATTTGATATTACGAGTCATGAATGTGGCACGGCTTGATGTGATTTTGGGGAGGAGGGGTTCTGGGGTCAGAGGGTCACAGTATTTAGTTGATCGCAGATCCTCCTTAGTGCCTGGTCATCATTTATACTGAGTTGGAGCTCATTTAATTCCATCTATTGCTGATGGGGTTAAGGTTCTGTTCATTCCTGCTGCAATATAACAggcagttgtaacctcagctgcagccactcccttctgttaAACTATGCTGGCAATAGTTTAATCTATTCTGTCCACTTTGAAGAAGCCTGTCTCTGGAGGAGCTGAGGTGTTGCttttgttgcagctgagaagttcctgctggagaaaccattgagtgttatttgttgtgtcattccccacctgtttgtcttaccttcctcgtgcTGTCTTATTGCAGTGACAAGACTAGCATTttactggccttcactagtcagggtgacttAAGGGCCAGCAAGGGCCTTGGCACATGATGGCGCATGGGGGAAGGACGCATCTAAGGATCATAGGGAGTACAGGGATCATACTAAGGAGAGTGTAAAGAGGTTATTCCACTCCCCTCTACCTAGCACCAGAGCCTTCTGTTGTATTGCTTCCCTCTGTGTTGCGTTGCTCACCGGGAGTCTCCTCACTCCCGGTGTGAAATTACATTTCTCTTTATAAGTGACACGTCGCAGGAATTAGACTCTCTtgcactacattatgctgctatcagattccaTGGCAAAAAGCTaccaatacattccctttaagcTAGGTTCACACAAACATTTGGCATTACATTTCTCTGTTACATTATACAAAGAGAAAAACAACTCTTGCAAAGAACACTTCCGGATAAAGTGTGAGCTCCTTCCAAGGGAAGAAGAAGCTaaggcgaaacgcgcgttggggccTTCATCTCTAGTAGCATGGAAACTTTTTGCCCCTTGGTACTTACTTGCACACTCTTTTAGGCCAAGTAACCATTTATGAAAAAATTCCTCCATACATCTTGCACTTGCAGGCCCTATGAATATTGGGTGTCATCTACTGTTAGTTGAGCATTCTTTTAGATGCCTCTTTACCGCATTTCAATAACTTCTTTTTGCCACTAGGAATTATGTACAGATTTGTTTCAAACATTTTGGACCCTATTAATTAGGCATAGTTTCTCTGGATTTCACTGACCTGTATACTGACTTCTTATTGTGACCGTTATGACTGTGTATTAGATGGGTGTTTATTTTCGTCTGTGTTTTTATTTATCaattgtatatacggtatatattttgaTACTGACCTATTTTGTCATACTACTCCAGTATTAACATGTGATGCCGTGacagcagggtggataaaaatcttgatttttttaaaaaaatcaaaaaaatcagatttttttgatttaaatcagatttttttgatttaaatcatttgatttaaatcagattttttaatcaagttgtacacaagcaaaactttgtctttttgcaaatctaattgttttacacaaataaaaatattaaaacagttgattatgaaacctaataatttttatttgcactattaaacactcagaattgaactacagagagtaagtactttttaacaatagcctatctctaacgtttgaagtaagcaaacatcttcagtgaatacatcagtcctttaagcctactgtttatttaggacttttaataggaaaaccagttgtcctgctttagcagttcctaagcggtttcggactgttgtgtgcacaaaaccaaatgaagaaaacaatctcgctactcctgcggatgaagccgatgcagtcagtagctgagtagctagatttattatctttgctggaagaacaagtgattgcga
It encodes the following:
- the CSDC2 gene encoding cold shock domain-containing protein C2, yielding MSSDPTTPTQPLQSPKSPVAPSYPFHREGSRLWERSHLFLGELPSPLPTKRTRTYSATARASAGPIYKGVCKQFSRSQGHGFITPENGTEDIFVHISDIEGEYVPVEGDEVTYKMCPIPPKNQKFQAVEVILTHLSPHTKHETWSGQIISS